A region of Vespula vulgaris chromosome 1, iyVesVulg1.1, whole genome shotgun sequence DNA encodes the following proteins:
- the LOC127063144 gene encoding sodium-dependent dopamine transporter: MSSRVVKSSKLDENVERRETWSGKVDFLLSVIGFAVDLANVWRFPYLCYKNGGGAFLVPYCIMLIVGGIPLFYMELALGQFNRKGAITCWGRLVPLLKGIGYAVVLIAFYVDFYYNVIIAWALRYFFASFSGMLPWTTCNNPWNTPLCREFDVNVSYAIGEPPSNEVDFDPAYNITGVFAVDDPFDVLALSSTKNNSKHTSAAQEYFNRAILELHESAGIHDLGTIKWDIALCLLVVYLICYFSLWKGISTSGKVVWFTALFPYAVLLILLIRGVTLPGSAEGIRYYLNPNFSAITKAEVWVDAATQVFFSLGPGFGVLLAYASYNKYHNNVYKDALLTSVINSATSFIAGFVIFSVLGYMARASGKSIQDVATEGPGLVFIVYPAAIATMPGSMFWALIFFMMLLTLGLDSSFGGSEAIITALSDEFPIIGNHREIFVACLFTLYFLVGLASCSQGGFYFFHLLDRYAAGYSMLFAVLAEAIAISWIYGADRFCADIKDMIGFSPGLYWRVCWKFVAPIFIMFIIVYGLMGYEPLTYEDYVYPLWANVMGWLIASSSIIMIPGVAIYKIIVTPGTFVQRIKILTTPWRDTQQRNADLSSVANGAVRRSFVGDQDYANVSKDNEELTKEQTEVMIQSREGIDVDPPPEPV; the protein is encoded by the exons ATGTCGTCGAGGGTAGTGAAGAGCTCGAAGCTCGACGAAAATGTCGAACGTAGGGAGACCTGGTCTGGAAAAGTCGACTTTCTTTTATCGGTCATCGGCTTCGCAGTCGATCTTGCGAACGTTTGGAGATTTCCTTATCTCTGTTACAAAAATGGTGGTG GTGCATTTCTGGTCCCTTACTGCATCATGTTGATCGTCGGTGGTATACCATTGTTTTACATGGAACTTGCCTTGGGTCAATTCAACAGAAAGGGTGCGATAACGTGTTGGGGTCGATTGGTACCACTACTCAAAG GAATCGGTTACGCCGTTGTCCTAATCGCTTTCTACGTCGACTTCTATTACAACGTGATAATCGCTTGGGCACTTCGTTATTTCTTTGCCTCTTTCTCCGGAATGTTACCTTGGACGACTTGCAACAATCCATGGAACACGCCACTATGTCGTGAGTTCGATGTTAACGTCTCTTATGCCATTGGCGAGCCACCATCCAACGAAGTTGATTTTGATCCGGCTTACAACATTACCGGAGTATTTGCGGTCGATGATCCGTTCGATGTTCTTGCACTTAGCTCGACGAAAAACAATAGCAAACACACCAGTGCAGCTCAGGAGTATTTCAA TCGCGCCATTTTGGAACTCCACGAGAGTGCTGGAATACACGATCTTGGGACCATCAAATGGGACATCGCATTATGTCTATTGGTGGTCTACCTAATATGTTATTTCTCACTTTGGAAAGGTATTTCTACGTCGGGAAag gtAGTCTGGTTCACAGCTCTTTTCCCGTATGCAGTATTACTGATTTTATTGATTCGAGGCGTTACATTGCCTGGCAGTGCCGAAGGGATTCGTTATTATCTCAATCCAAATTTTTCTGCGATAACCAAAGCTGAg gTTTGGGTGGACGCAGCTACTCAAGTGTTCTTCTCGTTGGGACCAGGATTTGGCGTATTGTTAGCATACGCGAGTTATAACAAGTATCACAACAATGTTTACAA GGACGCCTTATTAACGAGTGTGATCAACAGTGCAACCTCGTTTATAGCAGGATTCGTAATTTTTTCGGTATTAGGATACATGGCACGTGCCAGTGGTAAATCTATTCAAGATGTTGCTACCGAAGGACCTGGATTGGTATTTATCGTCTATCCAGCAGCTATTGCAACGATGCCAGGTTCAATGTTTTGGgcattgatatttttcatgatGTTACTTACACTAGGTCTGGATAGTTCG TTTGGTGGATCAGAAGCAATAATAACTGCATTGAGCGATGAGTTCCCTATTATAGGCAACCATCGTGAGATTTTCGTTGCTTGTCTCTTCACTCTCTATTTCCTTGTCGGACTTGCCTCTTGCTCGcag GGTGGcttctattttttccatttactCGATCGATACGCAGCAGGTTATTCGATGTTGTTCGCAGTACTCGCGGAAGCGATCGCTATCAGTTGGATCTATGGAGCAGATCGTTTTTGTGCTGATATCAAAGACATGATAGGATTTTCGCCAGGTCTATATTGGCGAGTATGTTGGAAATTTGTAGCACCGATTTTTATCATG TTCATCATTGTCTATGGTTTAATGGGCTACGAGCCATTAACCTACGAGGATTACGTATATCCATTATGGGCAAATGTAATGGGTTGGTTAATTGCTAGTTCCTCGATTATCATGATACCCGGTGTCGCTATTTACAAGATTATTGTTACTCCAGGCACATTTGTACag agaataaaaattttgacgACACCGTGGAGGGACACGCAACAGAGGAACGCTGATCTATCGTCGGT